Part of the Calditerrivibrio sp. genome is shown below.
GATGATTCATCAGTTACGAAGATGTTTCTTATCCCCTTTTCATTTGTATTCAAATGAAGTTTAAGTATATAATCTATTATGGCCTCAGAAGAATCCACAAGCTTAATTTCTGGATACAATCTTTTTAGTAAAGGCTTTAATACAGGATAATGAGTACAACCCAGTATAAGTGTATCTATACCCTCAGATATTACATCATCTAAATACTCCCTAATAATAATTTCCGTTACTTTGTGCTCAATCTTCCCCTCTTCCACTAACGGTACTAAAAGGGGACATGCCTTCTGAAAAACGTTTACAGAACCATTTGACAAAGCCCTTAATGTGTTTGCATAAGAACTACTCCTAATGGTGGCTTGTGTCCCTATCACCCCTATTTTGCCATTTTTAGTGGAGTTTAATGCAGATAAACAGCCAGGTTCCACAACACCAATGATAGGTATATCAAAATTATTTCTTAGGTAATCATAAGCATAAGAAGAGGCAGTGTTACAAGCTACCACTACTAAATCCACATGAAAATTATTAACCAAAAACTCAGTCAATTCCTTGCTATAACGAATAATTGTATCCATCGATTTGTTACCATAAGGTACCCTTGCTGTGTCACCGATATAATACATATCCACCGTTTTAAATCTATCAGATATCGATTTAAAAACCGTCAAACCACCAACACCTGAATCAAAGACACCAATCGACATAACTCTCCTTAAATTTTTTTCTATCACAAGGTAGTAAAATAATCATTAAGCTAACTTTTGTCAACTTTCATTTCCCTAAAAATATCACCACCACAAAAACACTCTCCTTTTTTCTCCACTTTATTTTAAAGTTGTTTTTTTTACACAGCATCTCAGCAACGGATAAACCAACCCCTAACCCACTACTGTTATTTTCACCATAATCATTTACCAAGATTAAATATTTTTTCCCTCTGAAAACACCATTTTTTACCAAGAAAAATTTTCCCGAATATTTAGATATGTTATCAAAAAGTAAAAACACCAAAAACTCTAAATCATAAATATTTACCTCTATTTTTAAATCTTTTAATCTATCTTTTATAACCAACTCTTTGGTAAAAAATGTTTTAATGAATCCAGAAATGAATGTTTTAAGATCTACCTCTTGAACGTTCTCAGAATATAGATTTATTTTCTTTATATATTTTTCCATACCCTCCAAATCAGTTCCTAAACTTTTACAGCTTTCTTCTATTCTTTTGGCTGCATTAAGGTTTGAAGATTTAATCAATTCTATATTTATTTTTTGAATCGAAAGAAAATTTCTAAGTTTATGGGAAAAAATCATCAATATTGTCTCAAAGCTATTTGCAAGTCTTTTTTGTTTTAACAGCATTTTATGTACTGTAAAATAGTAGAGTAAAGATATGGCTAATAATATAAAGAAATCCCAATAGATCATCAAATAAACCTTATTTCTAATCCTTTCAACAAAAAAATCTTTTTTTACATAAAAGTAGTTAGGTTTATCCACTTCAAAAAGGATAAAGTTTCTAACAGATACCTCGTTTTTAGATATTTTAAGGTAATCTGGGTATTCAAAAGGGATGTTATTTTTAGAAAGTCTTTTGTAATATATGATCTCCTGACGCAATAACTCTTCTGTCTGAATCTTTATCGATTGAATAAATATAAAATTTATCATTGATAAGCCAAGCATAAGTATGAAAAGAATTAAAACAAACGTTTTTGTCTCAAAACTTATATTTTTCATTTCAACTTATACCCTCTTCCTTTATAAGTTACAATAAAACCTTCCGGCAAAACCCTTCTTAAGTTTTTTATATAAGTCCTAATAGAGTCGGTACCAACACTTTTATCTTTCCAGATATAGTTTAAAATCTTTTCCATAGTCACTATTTTTCCCCTATGCTGAGCTAATAAACACAAAAGCTCCCATTCTATTTTAGACAAAATTATCTCCACTCCATCCACCTTAAGAGATTTTGCAGAGAAATCTATTTCAACATTATCTATGATTAATCTATCCCAACAATAAGTTCTCCTCAATAAAGCATTTATCCTTAAAGCCAGTTCTTTTGGATCAAAGGGTTTTACCAGGTAATCATCGGCTCCATACCTGAAACAGACCTCTTTTGTTGTTATGTCGTTTTTTGCTGTGATTATCAAGATTGGTTGTTTTATGCCCCGTTTTCTTATTTCACAAAGTATATGCTCCCCCTTTTTATCCTTTAACATCAGATCCAATAAAATCAGATCATAACCATCTAACTCATAATAGTCTATTAGATCCAGATCCTTAATTATGTCACAGTAAAACCCTTCTAAGTCTAAATATTCTTTCAAGGATTCAGCTAATGTTGTATCATCCTCAATTAAAAATATCTTCACTGATAACTAACCTTTTATAAAAGGATTATACTTTTTTTCGTCACCTATTGTTGTCAATTCACCATGCCCAGGAATAACCATTACATCATCTGCTAAATTATAAAGCTTTTTTACAGAAATTTCCAATAAGCGAAAGCTACTATAAGGGAAATCAGTTCTACCAACTGAACCAGCAAAAAGAGTATCACCAGTTATCAACAAATTCAAACTCTTTACAAAAAAAGACAGACCACCAGGTGTATGCCCAGGAGTACTAATAATCTCAATATCTGTGACAATATTATTTAGGACAACATCCCCATTTAAATCGATATCTATCTCCGGTGATGCCACAGATGGTAAACCAAAATAACTGGCATGAGCAGATGCCTGATTGACTAAAAACTCATCTTTTTTACTCATGGCAAATTTTACACTGTACCGATCTTTCAGTTCTTTAACTGCACCTATATGATCGAAATGGCCATGGGTATTCAATATCATTACAGGTATCAGATTTTTTGAGGACAAAAACTCATCTATCTTCTCAAAACTACCACCTGGATCAAAAATAAGGGCATATTTATCTTTATAAATTATTATGCAATTTACCTGTAATGGCCCAGAGGGTATAACCGCAAAATCCATAATAACCTCCTCACAATTTTATTATCATTGTAACAGGTCCATCATTAAAAATACTCACTTTCATATCAGCGCCGAAAACACCACTTTTTACATTATCTTCCCCTATTATCCTTTTACAATAGGTGATAAAGCTATCATAAAAAAGCTTAGCCTTTTCTGGTTTTAAAGCATTAGTAAAATCTGGACGTCTACCTTTACTGACATCACCAGCAAGGGTGAACTGACTAATTATAATAACCTCACCATCAACATCGATCACAGATTTTGACATCTTCCCTTGTTCATCCTCAAAAATCCTCAGTTCTATACATTTTTTAGCCATTTTTTCTAATTTTGATTCCTCATCCATATTCTCCATACCGATAAGGATATTTAAACCTTTACCTATCTTGGCAACCATTTTACCATCTACCCAAACAGCACTCTCAATAACCCTTTGAACAACCGCTATCATCTCAAAACCTCCATGATTTTCAAACCACTTAACCTTATAAATAAAAAGTAACAAGCTCCAGATATAACCACTGTTATAAGAACGTGAACATGAAAATACCTAAAAAGGATTATCATAAGATACATAAGAACCGATGACAAAAATATTCTTATAAGGATTCCACCATATACCTTAAAAGAAAAAACATACCCATCTATCATCTTATAAAGAAGAAAAGCATTCACCATAGCAACAATTGAAGAAGAAAGTGCAATACCAGCATGTTTATATTTCATCATAAGCAAATAGTTTAAAAGTGCATTTAAAAACATCATAAAAAAGGCTATTTTAACAGGTGTTTTGGTATCTTTTTTAGAGTAATAAACCCTCGTAAAAAGTCCTACTAATGAATAAAACAAAAGCCCCACAGCATACATTTTTAGGGCTTCCGAGGTATAAATAGTCTCCATCTCTCCAAAAGATTTTCTTTTGTATATCAAGGCAGAGATCTCATAGGATAACGACATAAGACCAACAGTAGCAGGAATGACTATAAAACACAAAGAAATAATAGACTTATCTATAATTTTATATGCTCTCTTATTATCCCCATCAGCAAGAGCTTTGCTCATTTCGGTAAGAGATACTGAACTGAGAGCAACAGAAAAAACCCCTAATGGAAATTGAAATAACCTATTAGCATAATATAAAAAAGATATGCTTCCCGAAGATAAAAAAGATGCAAAAATCCTATCTACAACAAAATTTATCTGGCTTATTCCAAGACCTGCTATAGATGGTAGAATAAGAAGAAACGTTTTTTTAAGATCTGGATCGTTATCTCCAAACCTAACCAATCGAAAATCTTTCTTAAAAGAATATAAAAAAACATACACAAATTGAAACACCCCACCCAAAAATACGCCCCAAGCTAAATATAAGATGTTACAACCATTATAATAACCAGCCACAGCACCTAATATCATAAATATATTCAACATAGCTGTGGATGAATAAGGGATATAGTAGCTTCCCAAAAGGTTTAGATAACCAGTAAGGATAGCCACAGCAGTTACAAAAAGAAGGTATGGCATAACAATTGCAAGCATTATAGCTCCCAAACCCATCAGATATTTATCATCTACATTACCAGGCATAAACAAACCAAGAATGAATTCAGGGAATACATAAATAATTCCGATAAGAAAAAGTATAATCGTAGAAATAACAACTATAAGTTGATTAACATACCTTATTGCAACATCCTTATCATGCTTGTATTTATCAGCCAAAACAGGAATATATGCCGAACTTAAAGCTCCCTCTGCAAAAAGTGCTCTGAATAGATTTGGTACAGCAAAGGCAACAAAAAAAGCATCGGTAACCTTATTTGCCCCAAAAACAGCTGCCACAACCAAAT
Proteins encoded:
- a CDS encoding response regulator transcription factor, whose product is MKIFLIEDDTTLAESLKEYLDLEGFYCDIIKDLDLIDYYELDGYDLILLDLMLKDKKGEHILCEIRKRGIKQPILIITAKNDITTKEVCFRYGADDYLVKPFDPKELALRINALLRRTYCWDRLIIDNVEIDFSAKSLKVDGVEIILSKIEWELLCLLAQHRGKIVTMEKILNYIWKDKSVGTDSIRTYIKNLRRVLPEGFIVTYKGRGYKLK
- the murI gene encoding glutamate racemase; protein product: MSIGVFDSGVGGLTVFKSISDRFKTVDMYYIGDTARVPYGNKSMDTIIRYSKELTEFLVNNFHVDLVVVACNTASSYAYDYLRNNFDIPIIGVVEPGCLSALNSTKNGKIGVIGTQATIRSSSYANTLRALSNGSVNVFQKACPLLVPLVEEGKIEHKVTEIIIREYLDDVISEGIDTLILGCTHYPVLKPLLKRLYPEIKLVDSSEAIIDYILKLHLNTNEKGIRNIFVTDESSSFENLKNLIIGDIPTFKIDLNSISKD
- the murJ gene encoding murein biosynthesis integral membrane protein MurJ, which encodes MKRRSFFHYFLKSSAGILTSRLLGLIRDLVVAAVFGANKVTDAFFVAFAVPNLFRALFAEGALSSAYIPVLADKYKHDKDVAIRYVNQLIVVISTIILFLIGIIYVFPEFILGLFMPGNVDDKYLMGLGAIMLAIVMPYLLFVTAVAILTGYLNLLGSYYIPYSSTAMLNIFMILGAVAGYYNGCNILYLAWGVFLGGVFQFVYVFLYSFKKDFRLVRFGDNDPDLKKTFLLILPSIAGLGISQINFVVDRIFASFLSSGSISFLYYANRLFQFPLGVFSVALSSVSLTEMSKALADGDNKRAYKIIDKSIISLCFIVIPATVGLMSLSYEISALIYKRKSFGEMETIYTSEALKMYAVGLLFYSLVGLFTRVYYSKKDTKTPVKIAFFMMFLNALLNYLLMMKYKHAGIALSSSIVAMVNAFLLYKMIDGYVFSFKVYGGILIRIFLSSVLMYLMIILFRYFHVHVLITVVISGACYFLFIRLSGLKIMEVLR
- the dtd gene encoding D-aminoacyl-tRNA deacylase; translation: MIAVVQRVIESAVWVDGKMVAKIGKGLNILIGMENMDEESKLEKMAKKCIELRIFEDEQGKMSKSVIDVDGEVIIISQFTLAGDVSKGRRPDFTNALKPEKAKLFYDSFITYCKRIIGEDNVKSGVFGADMKVSIFNDGPVTMIIKL
- a CDS encoding MBL fold metallo-hydrolase → MDFAVIPSGPLQVNCIIIYKDKYALIFDPGGSFEKIDEFLSSKNLIPVMILNTHGHFDHIGAVKELKDRYSVKFAMSKKDEFLVNQASAHASYFGLPSVASPEIDIDLNGDVVLNNIVTDIEIISTPGHTPGGLSFFVKSLNLLITGDTLFAGSVGRTDFPYSSFRLLEISVKKLYNLADDVMVIPGHGELTTIGDEKKYNPFIKG